One segment of Phragmites australis chromosome 13, lpPhrAust1.1, whole genome shotgun sequence DNA contains the following:
- the LOC133888385 gene encoding uncharacterized protein LOC133888385 isoform X2, whose amino-acid sequence MFSSIMAKKSYKQRSKSVKVHVGCMSGLIHMLDFRRSPKLLSDGRVKSDPKGSKDIHGNISADNAKDRRAELFYAGRASIKALMEEEMASSAQPLKEAQRNVTGICSEDIDLNLAARLMEIYRNRSEGKEISNSVELGHISIPTDKENNTDPPAHLNQVPSSIQRALEDVAEAVIRHQSANTKYMTSSDEARSKDFVDALQLLSSNNELFLMLMQDPSSRLLECLQNLYMSLESTKLECEEYDEETELQGMTNSVEQSVNSPCKVQRRHNSFLKEDKLVMRKPPNLNDSPRGLSRIVILKPSPAQSHSSLISSSATSSPLSNHTNFQGQEASDKSDNHFSLRELKRRLRLAVSDNQKDHQLNSISRTFHKAEADSSEQLPATSMSVSLASTDSSDSNGTEEPSIVDKKTIPEDSGSGMRNDATHGVGSFSYEKDNMYLIERLNDQGEDSSKIVHKSESFERLISSPENDTFSPGHCSEEENVILSHEATNPLDLHTVEQEDSSASPNKTRLYQETASAGISNLDNETLDELKIDHGKHSLDEGTISQELSNEVENLPLCIEVEISRGSVGEEVPDQCSSEEPQSMNVLPEVALHSPDEPVSVQVNNSPTEVELVKPSVLTFPESPENTNDREERSSPQSVLDSVVGDSISPRHKTRNQDELFKPTSRALFKELDTPSASPTLLNGPQVAILDDKDARVSFIKAVLEASKLLSDKNSLRWYTEESLLEISVLAEVGNLYCLTDDAVLLFDCVEEVLLKIREKFFGVDPRIAFLKHNVRPAPVERNLVQEVAKCTDALVSNEFPNTLDQVILKDLESGSWMDLRRDAESVVIELWDGLLDDLLEEMVFDLWL is encoded by the exons ATGTTCTCATCTATCATGGCAAAGAAGAGTTACAAACAGCGGAGCAAGTCTGTAAAAGTCCATGTGGGCTGTATGTCTGGGTTGATTCACATGCTTGATTTCCGTCGGAGTCCAAAACTTCTTTCAGATGGGAGAG TCAAAAGTGATCCAAAAGGTTCTAAAGATATCCATGGAAACATATCTGCTGAT AATGCCAAAGACCGTAGGGCTGAATTATTTTATGCTGGTAGGGCAAGTATTAAAGCGTTAATGGAAGAAGAGATGGCCAGCAGCGCACAGCCCTTGAAGGAAGCACAAAGAAATGTAACTGGGATATGTTCTGAAGATATAGATTTAAACTTGGCTGCGCGTCTCATGGAAATTTACAGAAATCGTAGTGAAGGCAAAGAAATCAGCAATTCAGTTGAACTAGGTCATATTTCCATTCCGACTGACAAAGAGAACAATACTGATCCTCCTGCTCATCTCAATCAGGTCCCCTCTAGTATTCAGAGAGCACTAGAAGACGTTGCTGAAGCAGTAATAAGACATCAATCTGCAAACACAAAATACATGACCAGCAGTGATGAAGCTAGGTCCAAAGACTTTGTTGATGCACTACAGCTCTTGAGCTCAAACAACGAATTGTTTCTGATGCTTATGCAAGACCCTAGCTCTAGGTTGTTAGAATGTCTCCAAAACCTTTACATGTCACTAGAAAGTACCAAGTTAGAATGTGAAGAATATGATGAAGAAACTGAGTTGCAAGGTATGACAAATAGTGTAGAGCAGTCTGTGAATTCTCCATGTAAGGTGCAAAGAAGGCATAATTCTTTCTTGAAGGAGGATAAGTTAGTCATGAGGAAACCACCAAATTTAAATGATAGTCCTCGTGGTCTTAGCAGAATAGTAATCTTGAAGCCAAGTCCTGCACAAAGTCACAGCAGTCTTATCTCAAGTAGTGCAACTTCATCACCACTATCAAATCATACTAATTTTCAAGGTCAGGAAGCCAGTGATAAATCTGATAACCATTTCTCCCTCAGAGAGCTTAAAAGGAGGCTAAGGCTTGCCGTTAGCGACAATCAGAAGGATCACCAGCTGAACTCCATTAGTCGTACTTTCCATAAAGCTGAAGCTGATTCTAGCGAACAGCTTCCAGCCACAAGTATGTCGGTGAGTTTGGCAAGTACAGATTCTTCTGACAGCAATGGAACTGAGGAACCATCTATAGTTGACAAGAAAACAATCCCGGAAGATAGTGGAAGTGGCATGAGAAATGATGCCACTCATGGTGTCGGATCTTTCTCCTATGAAAAAGATAATATGTACCTAATTGAGAGACTGAATGATCAAGGGGAAGACAGTTCTAAGATTGTACATAAGTCTGAATCTTTTGAGAGATTAATTTCATCGCCAGAGAATGATACGTTTTCTCCAGGTCATTGCTCCGAAGAGGAGAATGTTATCCTATCTCATGAAGCTACAAATCCATTGGACTTGCATACAGTTGAGCAAGAGGATAGTTCAGCAAGTCCTAACAAAACAAGGTTGTACCAGGAGACAGCATCAGCCGGCATCAGTAACTTAGATAACGAAACGTTGGATGAGCTCAAGATAGATCATGGAAAACATTCACTAGATGAGGGCACTATCTCCCAGGAATTAAGCAATGAAG TGGAGAACCTACCGCTCTGCATTGAGGTTGAAATTTCGCGTGGAAGCGTGGGAGAAGAAGTTCCAGATCAA TGTTCCTCGGAGGAGCCGCAATCCATGAATGTGTTACCAGAAGTGGCCCTGCATTCTCCTGATGAGCCCGTTAGTGTACAAGTGAATAATAGTCCAACAGAAGTTGAATTAGTCAAGCCATCTGTATTGACATTTCCTGAGTCCCCAGAGAATACTAATGACAGAGAGGAGAGATCGAGTCCACAATCTGTTCTTGATTCTGTCGTAGGAGATAGTATTAGTCCCAGGCACAAAACTCGAAATCAAG ATGAGTTATTCAAGCCTACTTCAAGAGCTCTGTTCAAAGAGCTTGACACTCCTTCAGCATCCCCAACTTTGTTGAATGGGCCACAAGTAGCCATTTTGGATGACAAAGACGCAAGGGTTTCCTTCATCAAGGCTGTGCTAGAAGCGTCAAAATTGTTGTCTGATAAAAATTCACTGAGATGGTACACGGAAGAGTCACTGCTTGAAATATCTGTATTGGCTGAAGTAGGAAATTTGTACTGCCTGACAGACGATGCAGTGCTTCTTTTTGATTGTGTGGAAGAAGTTCTTCTCAAGATAAGGGAGAAGTTCTTTGGCGTAGACCCTAGGATTGCTTTTCTGAAACACAATGTGAGACCAGCTCCAGTAGAAAGAAATCTCGTTCAAGAGGTGGCTAAGTGCACCGATGCTCTTGTCAGTAATGAGTTTCCAAATACTTTAGATCAGGTGATACTGAAAGACTTGGAAAGTGGGTCGTGGATGGATCTTCGACGCGATGCTGAAAGCGTTGTAATTGAGTTGTGGGATGGTTTGCTTGATGACTTACTGGAGGAAATGGTTTTTGATTTGTGGCTTTAA
- the LOC133888385 gene encoding uncharacterized protein LOC133888385 isoform X1 gives MFSSIMAKKSYKQRSKSVKVHVGCMSGLIHMLDFRRSPKLLSDGRVKSDPKGSKDIHGNISADNAKDRRAELFYAGRASIKALMEEEMASSAQPLKEAQRNVTGICSEDIDLNLAARLMEIYRNRSEGKEISNSVELGHISIPTDKENNTDPPAHLNQVPSSIQRALEDVAEAVIRHQSANTKYMTSSDEARSKDFVDALQLLSSNNELFLMLMQDPSSRLLECLQNLYMSLESTKLECEEYDEETELQGMTNSVEQSVNSPCKVQRRHNSFLKEDKLVMRKPPNLNDSPRGLSRIVILKPSPAQSHSSLISSSATSSPLSNHTNFQGQEASDKSDNHFSLRELKRRLRLAVSDNQKDHQLNSISRTFHKAEADSSEQLPATSMSVSLASTDSSDSNGTEEPSIVDKKTIPEDSGSGMRNDATHGVGSFSYEKDNMYLIERLNDQGEDSSKIVHKSESFERLISSPENDTFSPGHCSEEENVILSHEATNPLDLHTVEQEDSSASPNKTRLYQETASAGISNLDNETLDELKIDHGKHSLDEGTISQELSNEGVKIMQDTVENLPLCIEVEISRGSVGEEVPDQCSSEEPQSMNVLPEVALHSPDEPVSVQVNNSPTEVELVKPSVLTFPESPENTNDREERSSPQSVLDSVVGDSISPRHKTRNQDELFKPTSRALFKELDTPSASPTLLNGPQVAILDDKDARVSFIKAVLEASKLLSDKNSLRWYTEESLLEISVLAEVGNLYCLTDDAVLLFDCVEEVLLKIREKFFGVDPRIAFLKHNVRPAPVERNLVQEVAKCTDALVSNEFPNTLDQVILKDLESGSWMDLRRDAESVVIELWDGLLDDLLEEMVFDLWL, from the exons ATGTTCTCATCTATCATGGCAAAGAAGAGTTACAAACAGCGGAGCAAGTCTGTAAAAGTCCATGTGGGCTGTATGTCTGGGTTGATTCACATGCTTGATTTCCGTCGGAGTCCAAAACTTCTTTCAGATGGGAGAG TCAAAAGTGATCCAAAAGGTTCTAAAGATATCCATGGAAACATATCTGCTGAT AATGCCAAAGACCGTAGGGCTGAATTATTTTATGCTGGTAGGGCAAGTATTAAAGCGTTAATGGAAGAAGAGATGGCCAGCAGCGCACAGCCCTTGAAGGAAGCACAAAGAAATGTAACTGGGATATGTTCTGAAGATATAGATTTAAACTTGGCTGCGCGTCTCATGGAAATTTACAGAAATCGTAGTGAAGGCAAAGAAATCAGCAATTCAGTTGAACTAGGTCATATTTCCATTCCGACTGACAAAGAGAACAATACTGATCCTCCTGCTCATCTCAATCAGGTCCCCTCTAGTATTCAGAGAGCACTAGAAGACGTTGCTGAAGCAGTAATAAGACATCAATCTGCAAACACAAAATACATGACCAGCAGTGATGAAGCTAGGTCCAAAGACTTTGTTGATGCACTACAGCTCTTGAGCTCAAACAACGAATTGTTTCTGATGCTTATGCAAGACCCTAGCTCTAGGTTGTTAGAATGTCTCCAAAACCTTTACATGTCACTAGAAAGTACCAAGTTAGAATGTGAAGAATATGATGAAGAAACTGAGTTGCAAGGTATGACAAATAGTGTAGAGCAGTCTGTGAATTCTCCATGTAAGGTGCAAAGAAGGCATAATTCTTTCTTGAAGGAGGATAAGTTAGTCATGAGGAAACCACCAAATTTAAATGATAGTCCTCGTGGTCTTAGCAGAATAGTAATCTTGAAGCCAAGTCCTGCACAAAGTCACAGCAGTCTTATCTCAAGTAGTGCAACTTCATCACCACTATCAAATCATACTAATTTTCAAGGTCAGGAAGCCAGTGATAAATCTGATAACCATTTCTCCCTCAGAGAGCTTAAAAGGAGGCTAAGGCTTGCCGTTAGCGACAATCAGAAGGATCACCAGCTGAACTCCATTAGTCGTACTTTCCATAAAGCTGAAGCTGATTCTAGCGAACAGCTTCCAGCCACAAGTATGTCGGTGAGTTTGGCAAGTACAGATTCTTCTGACAGCAATGGAACTGAGGAACCATCTATAGTTGACAAGAAAACAATCCCGGAAGATAGTGGAAGTGGCATGAGAAATGATGCCACTCATGGTGTCGGATCTTTCTCCTATGAAAAAGATAATATGTACCTAATTGAGAGACTGAATGATCAAGGGGAAGACAGTTCTAAGATTGTACATAAGTCTGAATCTTTTGAGAGATTAATTTCATCGCCAGAGAATGATACGTTTTCTCCAGGTCATTGCTCCGAAGAGGAGAATGTTATCCTATCTCATGAAGCTACAAATCCATTGGACTTGCATACAGTTGAGCAAGAGGATAGTTCAGCAAGTCCTAACAAAACAAGGTTGTACCAGGAGACAGCATCAGCCGGCATCAGTAACTTAGATAACGAAACGTTGGATGAGCTCAAGATAGATCATGGAAAACATTCACTAGATGAGGGCACTATCTCCCAGGAATTAAGCAATGAAG GGGTTAAGATCATGCAAGATACAGTGGAGAACCTACCGCTCTGCATTGAGGTTGAAATTTCGCGTGGAAGCGTGGGAGAAGAAGTTCCAGATCAA TGTTCCTCGGAGGAGCCGCAATCCATGAATGTGTTACCAGAAGTGGCCCTGCATTCTCCTGATGAGCCCGTTAGTGTACAAGTGAATAATAGTCCAACAGAAGTTGAATTAGTCAAGCCATCTGTATTGACATTTCCTGAGTCCCCAGAGAATACTAATGACAGAGAGGAGAGATCGAGTCCACAATCTGTTCTTGATTCTGTCGTAGGAGATAGTATTAGTCCCAGGCACAAAACTCGAAATCAAG ATGAGTTATTCAAGCCTACTTCAAGAGCTCTGTTCAAAGAGCTTGACACTCCTTCAGCATCCCCAACTTTGTTGAATGGGCCACAAGTAGCCATTTTGGATGACAAAGACGCAAGGGTTTCCTTCATCAAGGCTGTGCTAGAAGCGTCAAAATTGTTGTCTGATAAAAATTCACTGAGATGGTACACGGAAGAGTCACTGCTTGAAATATCTGTATTGGCTGAAGTAGGAAATTTGTACTGCCTGACAGACGATGCAGTGCTTCTTTTTGATTGTGTGGAAGAAGTTCTTCTCAAGATAAGGGAGAAGTTCTTTGGCGTAGACCCTAGGATTGCTTTTCTGAAACACAATGTGAGACCAGCTCCAGTAGAAAGAAATCTCGTTCAAGAGGTGGCTAAGTGCACCGATGCTCTTGTCAGTAATGAGTTTCCAAATACTTTAGATCAGGTGATACTGAAAGACTTGGAAAGTGGGTCGTGGATGGATCTTCGACGCGATGCTGAAAGCGTTGTAATTGAGTTGTGGGATGGTTTGCTTGATGACTTACTGGAGGAAATGGTTTTTGATTTGTGGCTTTAA
- the LOC133888385 gene encoding uncharacterized protein LOC133888385 isoform X3, which translates to MGESKVIQKVLKISMETYLLMASIKALMEEEMASSAQPLKEAQRNVTGICSEDIDLNLAARLMEIYRNRSEGKEISNSVELGHISIPTDKENNTDPPAHLNQVPSSIQRALEDVAEAVIRHQSANTKYMTSSDEARSKDFVDALQLLSSNNELFLMLMQDPSSRLLECLQNLYMSLESTKLECEEYDEETELQGMTNSVEQSVNSPCKVQRRHNSFLKEDKLVMRKPPNLNDSPRGLSRIVILKPSPAQSHSSLISSSATSSPLSNHTNFQGQEASDKSDNHFSLRELKRRLRLAVSDNQKDHQLNSISRTFHKAEADSSEQLPATSMSVSLASTDSSDSNGTEEPSIVDKKTIPEDSGSGMRNDATHGVGSFSYEKDNMYLIERLNDQGEDSSKIVHKSESFERLISSPENDTFSPGHCSEEENVILSHEATNPLDLHTVEQEDSSASPNKTRLYQETASAGISNLDNETLDELKIDHGKHSLDEGTISQELSNEGVKIMQDTVENLPLCIEVEISRGSVGEEVPDQCSSEEPQSMNVLPEVALHSPDEPVSVQVNNSPTEVELVKPSVLTFPESPENTNDREERSSPQSVLDSVVGDSISPRHKTRNQDELFKPTSRALFKELDTPSASPTLLNGPQVAILDDKDARVSFIKAVLEASKLLSDKNSLRWYTEESLLEISVLAEVGNLYCLTDDAVLLFDCVEEVLLKIREKFFGVDPRIAFLKHNVRPAPVERNLVQEVAKCTDALVSNEFPNTLDQVILKDLESGSWMDLRRDAESVVIELWDGLLDDLLEEMVFDLWL; encoded by the exons ATGGGAGAG TCAAAAGTGATCCAAAAGGTTCTAAAGATATCCATGGAAACATATCTGCTGAT GGCAAGTATTAAAGCGTTAATGGAAGAAGAGATGGCCAGCAGCGCACAGCCCTTGAAGGAAGCACAAAGAAATGTAACTGGGATATGTTCTGAAGATATAGATTTAAACTTGGCTGCGCGTCTCATGGAAATTTACAGAAATCGTAGTGAAGGCAAAGAAATCAGCAATTCAGTTGAACTAGGTCATATTTCCATTCCGACTGACAAAGAGAACAATACTGATCCTCCTGCTCATCTCAATCAGGTCCCCTCTAGTATTCAGAGAGCACTAGAAGACGTTGCTGAAGCAGTAATAAGACATCAATCTGCAAACACAAAATACATGACCAGCAGTGATGAAGCTAGGTCCAAAGACTTTGTTGATGCACTACAGCTCTTGAGCTCAAACAACGAATTGTTTCTGATGCTTATGCAAGACCCTAGCTCTAGGTTGTTAGAATGTCTCCAAAACCTTTACATGTCACTAGAAAGTACCAAGTTAGAATGTGAAGAATATGATGAAGAAACTGAGTTGCAAGGTATGACAAATAGTGTAGAGCAGTCTGTGAATTCTCCATGTAAGGTGCAAAGAAGGCATAATTCTTTCTTGAAGGAGGATAAGTTAGTCATGAGGAAACCACCAAATTTAAATGATAGTCCTCGTGGTCTTAGCAGAATAGTAATCTTGAAGCCAAGTCCTGCACAAAGTCACAGCAGTCTTATCTCAAGTAGTGCAACTTCATCACCACTATCAAATCATACTAATTTTCAAGGTCAGGAAGCCAGTGATAAATCTGATAACCATTTCTCCCTCAGAGAGCTTAAAAGGAGGCTAAGGCTTGCCGTTAGCGACAATCAGAAGGATCACCAGCTGAACTCCATTAGTCGTACTTTCCATAAAGCTGAAGCTGATTCTAGCGAACAGCTTCCAGCCACAAGTATGTCGGTGAGTTTGGCAAGTACAGATTCTTCTGACAGCAATGGAACTGAGGAACCATCTATAGTTGACAAGAAAACAATCCCGGAAGATAGTGGAAGTGGCATGAGAAATGATGCCACTCATGGTGTCGGATCTTTCTCCTATGAAAAAGATAATATGTACCTAATTGAGAGACTGAATGATCAAGGGGAAGACAGTTCTAAGATTGTACATAAGTCTGAATCTTTTGAGAGATTAATTTCATCGCCAGAGAATGATACGTTTTCTCCAGGTCATTGCTCCGAAGAGGAGAATGTTATCCTATCTCATGAAGCTACAAATCCATTGGACTTGCATACAGTTGAGCAAGAGGATAGTTCAGCAAGTCCTAACAAAACAAGGTTGTACCAGGAGACAGCATCAGCCGGCATCAGTAACTTAGATAACGAAACGTTGGATGAGCTCAAGATAGATCATGGAAAACATTCACTAGATGAGGGCACTATCTCCCAGGAATTAAGCAATGAAG GGGTTAAGATCATGCAAGATACAGTGGAGAACCTACCGCTCTGCATTGAGGTTGAAATTTCGCGTGGAAGCGTGGGAGAAGAAGTTCCAGATCAA TGTTCCTCGGAGGAGCCGCAATCCATGAATGTGTTACCAGAAGTGGCCCTGCATTCTCCTGATGAGCCCGTTAGTGTACAAGTGAATAATAGTCCAACAGAAGTTGAATTAGTCAAGCCATCTGTATTGACATTTCCTGAGTCCCCAGAGAATACTAATGACAGAGAGGAGAGATCGAGTCCACAATCTGTTCTTGATTCTGTCGTAGGAGATAGTATTAGTCCCAGGCACAAAACTCGAAATCAAG ATGAGTTATTCAAGCCTACTTCAAGAGCTCTGTTCAAAGAGCTTGACACTCCTTCAGCATCCCCAACTTTGTTGAATGGGCCACAAGTAGCCATTTTGGATGACAAAGACGCAAGGGTTTCCTTCATCAAGGCTGTGCTAGAAGCGTCAAAATTGTTGTCTGATAAAAATTCACTGAGATGGTACACGGAAGAGTCACTGCTTGAAATATCTGTATTGGCTGAAGTAGGAAATTTGTACTGCCTGACAGACGATGCAGTGCTTCTTTTTGATTGTGTGGAAGAAGTTCTTCTCAAGATAAGGGAGAAGTTCTTTGGCGTAGACCCTAGGATTGCTTTTCTGAAACACAATGTGAGACCAGCTCCAGTAGAAAGAAATCTCGTTCAAGAGGTGGCTAAGTGCACCGATGCTCTTGTCAGTAATGAGTTTCCAAATACTTTAGATCAGGTGATACTGAAAGACTTGGAAAGTGGGTCGTGGATGGATCTTCGACGCGATGCTGAAAGCGTTGTAATTGAGTTGTGGGATGGTTTGCTTGATGACTTACTGGAGGAAATGGTTTTTGATTTGTGGCTTTAA